AAATATGACTTTGGAAATTACCCTTCGAGAAACACTGAAAAGAGGGATAAAAAAGATGTGACCAACTGTCTCTCAGCGTCTCCAATGATTCCTGAAAGCCACTACTGTTGACCATTGACCACCGTTATGAATGCATGAGTAGCCATGATGGGAATTATTATATTATTCTTTCTAGGTGGCATGGCAgggatatatatacatatatagtgTCTACCCTGCACCACCACCACACCATGGGGATGTATATTATGTTCAGATTCGTTCCAATTGTAGTTTCATTACAATCAACTTGCAGTGCCTGAGCAGATTAATGTACGCTAGCTATCAGCTGGATTAGAGCATTATAATGTCAGAGTGATTATTGAGTGGATaattcttgttgggaagaaaatGGATGTAAAGTTAAGTATGTCACAACTACTTGCAACGCATGTCTACTTCCTACAGTGCTTTAAGCATGTATAGGAGCCACCTAACCTACCAATATACAATATGTTTTCAACAATCATGTGATGCTGTATAGTTATTTGTTTGACACGTTGGGATCATTAGCGAAAGACAATGCAAACTTTCAAAGGATCAGTCCCTTGCTTTGTGGGGCACTTTCTGACTTTCAGTTTCAGAATTAGGCTGACAATATACACACCAATTATATTGAGCTCTGTTTGAAAAATAAGAGGAACAGAAACACATGGCTGGCCTCATAGCATACCCGCAAAGGCAAAGCATATAAATCCTCACATTCTTTCAAGATAATGTAGTAAATGGCAACATCTTTTATTGCTGATGATGGAAAAAAGGTACAAATAGCAAGGGCCCCCAAAAGCCTCATGCTTGGACACTGTTCAGCCTGGAGATGGACAAATATTTCACCCCAGAGCAGCACACTAGCTAGGGCATGCATGTGCCTCCCAGTACACcatgccccctctctctctttcttcagtaGCATCAACAAAAAACAAACAAACCACTCGGAAACAAACAAATTTCTCCCTCATGAATATGAACAGAGCTTGGCAGGGAGAAGGCCTACTGCACCTTGGCTGTAGCTCTGACCACTCCTCCTTGACCACcaccatcatttcatccacatctaTCTATCTATCCCCATGCAATGTGCCATGCAAACATGCTGTTCATTGCCATCATTTTTACTTTTCTTGTATCTGCCATTGCATGCTAGCCATGGCTTCTTCTTCCCTCACCATCTAATCAATGTATACTCTGCAGTTCTGCATCGGGGTGAAGACCCACAGCCACAGGGTGGTAAGCACAGAAAAACACAAATGTGTCCATGTTTCTCTCTGACCCTCTCTCTTTCTCTGATATTTCCCACATCCTTCACAGACTGGCAGCGCAGAGGCCGCCATGATAGCATGGCCAAGCAAGAAAGAGCCCCCACCAAGGTGTAAAAAGAAAGAACCCCAAAAGAAGAGAACAAATAGGAAAAAAGAATCACAACAACACAACAACAGCAAGAAATCAAGCCCTGTTAATCTGACCCCCAAAAAAACCATGTAAAATGATGGTTTATCTACTCGCCGTTCCTTTGTTTTCATGTGATGACCGGTGGAGGTGACCTCTTTCTCCTcttgggtgggggtggggtggtgcAGGAGGAGTAATCACAGGACAGAACCTCGTCTGAGCACAGGTTAACTGCCGCTTCCGCTGTGGCTGCCCTCTTGCAACCCACCAGCCGCTGTATTAGTTGGTAGCAGCTGCTCACCCCTTCCTATTATCAGGGGAAAAAGCTATAGCATGTTACACAACTTGATCACAATTCATAACTTGCCAATGTGCTGAAGGTGATCCTCATGTTACCTCTGCTAGGCCAATGCACCAATTGACTGCAAGCCTAGGGTTGAGCAACGAGGTGAGGGACGGCGTCTCACCGGCGGCGCACAGCACCGCCGCGGCAGCCATGGACGACGGGCAGTGGTCCAAGAACTCAATGTCTGTGGCATTGCATTTTGCAGCATTACATTAGTGCCATGTTGCAACGACTCTATGTAGTCAAGTAACAAAACATTGTTGTAATATACCATGTATTGCGGCTAAAATCATTTGTGTGGCTCGGGCGATCAGGTATCTCATGTGCCTCCCCCTCGGATCGACTTTGCAAGCGAAGAAGTCGATGAATGTGAACGGCGTGACCGATCGGAGCCTCCAATTGAGCGCCGTGAGGACGAGAAGCTCCATTCGAAGGATCGTTCTCGGCTCGAAGATGTATCTTGTGCTCTCTATCTGGCAATGTACAAATCCATAATTCACATTACAACTCTGCTGAAGTACCAAAGTTGAGCACCAGAATAGAAGTGTATGACAGTGGAATCAAGTAGGTGGGTGTAATTGCCTGAAGGTCTAGGAGGGAGGGCACCAGGGTCTCCTCCATCTTGGCAGCCAAGGAGAGGCAGGTCACAGCTAGCAGCTGCATTGCCCATCCATCCTCCTGCTGCAAGAACACAAACAAACACTGCAGTTAATATAGCTGAAGCAAGGACAGATAATGTAGCACTATGTCTATATGTTCTTGTGGCATTCTTGTTCTTTTATGAGCAAACATGGATGAATAAACCCTCTTCAAATTCCTTAAATCAAGTGTATATATATGGAGCTGCAAACCGTACATAAAATAGTTTGCTGAAGGCAGAGTAGATGCATAgtaccatatactccctccgtccggaaatacttgtcatcaaaatgaataaaagagaatgtatctagatgtat
Above is a window of Triticum dicoccoides isolate Atlit2015 ecotype Zavitan chromosome 5B, WEW_v2.0, whole genome shotgun sequence DNA encoding:
- the LOC119309273 gene encoding cyclin-D2-1, producing the protein MPQDDASFLLCAEDAFFFVDAAASTCTTAEQDDGWCSSAEEESAASFVAELIGGEADYSPRSDYSDRLRSRSVDPAARADSVAWIVKVQEYYGFLPLTAYLAVNYMDRFLSLHRLPQEDGWAMQLLAVTCLSLAAKMEETLVPSLLDLQIESTRYIFEPRTILRMELLVLTALNWRLRSVTPFTFIDFFACKVDPRGRHMRYLIARATQMILAAIHDIEFLDHCPSSMAAAAVLCAAGETPSLTSLLNPRLAVNWCIGLAEEGVSSCYQLIQRLVGCKRAATAEAAVNLCSDEVLSCDYSSCTTPPPPKRRKRSPPPVIT